A single genomic interval of Macadamia integrifolia cultivar HAES 741 chromosome 6, SCU_Mint_v3, whole genome shotgun sequence harbors:
- the LOC122082782 gene encoding uncharacterized protein LOC122082782, which yields MSPASDSLIHVAGINSSARFQELKLRSKEGERQDEPVMWSVGFSGGGYPPRKLPGIYPGSIGFNSNGSVYLDGIKLVFEAEIAELESRDKVVGCGFDPSQKKVFFTVDS from the exons ATGAGTCCGGCGTCGGATTCATTAATCCATGTTGCGGGAATCAATAGCAGTGCCAGATTCCAAGAATTGAAGCTTCGGAGTAAGGAAGGAGAAAGGCAGGATGAGCCGGTGATGTGGTCGGTGGGGTTCAGTGGAGGTGGGTATCCCCCGCGGAAACTTCCCGGCATCTATCCTGGATCCATTGGGTTCAACTCCAATGGTTCTGTTTACCTTGATG GAATTAAGCTGGTCTTTGAAGCTGAAATTGCAGAATTGGAAAGTAGAGACAAGGTGGTCGGTTGCGGTTTTGATCCATCTCAGAAGAAGGTGTTCTTCACTGTGGATTCATAA
- the LOC122080854 gene encoding probable mitochondrial import inner membrane translocase subunit TIM21 isoform X1, with protein sequence MQGMKQKVGESLILVKKNGWCCMLKPSKGSSSSVVLSSEKSLSDVGFISFSSTATGKNAVDLGIVESVKKVVLKSGHVSKTSVDPSRLSKDVLGTGNPISSRGWWNRECPVSSWTPYQLAKYRGQPEVLPCLARSLASSSASQSSRQTRKEQNRKDISTVDDPFDAPTYNIPEKPVSFAEGASYSVIILAGLGIAAAAGYAVFKELIFEPKEYKIFGKALERVQNDSQVRVRIGSPVTGYGQESRNRAARQRIPNRTWTDEDGIEHVEVNFYIRGPHGAGKVYTEMFKDKADKQWKFTYLIVEIKSPSPAQLMLESYVPA encoded by the exons ATGCAGGGTATGAAGCAGAAAGTGGGTGAATCCCTGATTTTGGTTAAGAAGAACGGATGGTGTTGTATGCTTAAACCTTCAAAGGGGTCGTCTTCTTCGGTCGTTTTGTCTTCGGAGAAGTCACTATCTGATGTGGGTTTTATTAGTTTCTCATCCACAGCAACCGGAAAGAATGCGGTTGACTTGGGAATAGTTGAGTCGGTGAAAAAG GTGGTGTTAAAGTCAGGTCATGTGAGTAAAACTAGTGTTGATCCCAGCAGGCTGTCTAAG GATGTGCTTGGGACAG GAAATCCAATTTCGTCCAGAGGATGGTGGAATAGAGAGTGTCCGGTTAGTTCATGGACTCCTTACCAACTTGCGAAGTACCGTGGACAGCCTGAAGTACTTCCTTGCTTGGCTAGATCCCTTGCGTCCAGTTCAGCTTCGCAGTCATCAAGACAAACCAGAAAAGAG CAGAACAGAAAGGACATATCTACAGTTGATGATCCTTTTGATGCCCCCACATACAATATTCCAGAGAAGCCAGTGTCTTTTGCAGAAGGTGCCTCATACAGTGTTATCATACTTGCAGGGCTGGGTATTGCAGCTGCTGCTGGATATGCTGTTTTCAAGGAACTTATTTTTGAGCCTAAAGA GTACAAGATTTTTGGAAAGGCTCTGGAAAGGGTTCAGAATGACAGTCAG GTTAGAGTGAGGATCGGATCACCTGTTACAGGCTATGGTCAGGAAAGTAGAAACCGCGCGGCTCGCCAACGGATTCCCAATAGAACTTGGACTGATGAAGATGGTATTGAACATGTTGAG GTTAACTTCTATATTCGTGGGCCCCATGGAGCTGGCAAGGTTTATACTGAGATGTTCAAGGACAAGGCGGACAAACAGTGGAAGTTCACATATCTGATTGTTGAGATCAAATCACCTTCACCAGCACAGTTGATGCTGGAGTCATATGTCCCAGCTTAG
- the LOC122080854 gene encoding probable mitochondrial import inner membrane translocase subunit TIM21 isoform X2, whose amino-acid sequence MQGMKQKVGESLILVKKNGWCCMLKPSKGSSSSVVLSSEKSLSDVGFISFSSTATGKNAVDLGIVESVKKVVLKSGHVSKTSVDPSRLSKDVLGTGNPISSRGWWNRECPVSSWTPYQLAKYRGQPEVLPCLARSLASSSASQSSRQTRKENRKDISTVDDPFDAPTYNIPEKPVSFAEGASYSVIILAGLGIAAAAGYAVFKELIFEPKEYKIFGKALERVQNDSQVRVRIGSPVTGYGQESRNRAARQRIPNRTWTDEDGIEHVEVNFYIRGPHGAGKVYTEMFKDKADKQWKFTYLIVEIKSPSPAQLMLESYVPA is encoded by the exons ATGCAGGGTATGAAGCAGAAAGTGGGTGAATCCCTGATTTTGGTTAAGAAGAACGGATGGTGTTGTATGCTTAAACCTTCAAAGGGGTCGTCTTCTTCGGTCGTTTTGTCTTCGGAGAAGTCACTATCTGATGTGGGTTTTATTAGTTTCTCATCCACAGCAACCGGAAAGAATGCGGTTGACTTGGGAATAGTTGAGTCGGTGAAAAAG GTGGTGTTAAAGTCAGGTCATGTGAGTAAAACTAGTGTTGATCCCAGCAGGCTGTCTAAG GATGTGCTTGGGACAG GAAATCCAATTTCGTCCAGAGGATGGTGGAATAGAGAGTGTCCGGTTAGTTCATGGACTCCTTACCAACTTGCGAAGTACCGTGGACAGCCTGAAGTACTTCCTTGCTTGGCTAGATCCCTTGCGTCCAGTTCAGCTTCGCAGTCATCAAGACAAACCAGAAAAGAG AACAGAAAGGACATATCTACAGTTGATGATCCTTTTGATGCCCCCACATACAATATTCCAGAGAAGCCAGTGTCTTTTGCAGAAGGTGCCTCATACAGTGTTATCATACTTGCAGGGCTGGGTATTGCAGCTGCTGCTGGATATGCTGTTTTCAAGGAACTTATTTTTGAGCCTAAAGA GTACAAGATTTTTGGAAAGGCTCTGGAAAGGGTTCAGAATGACAGTCAG GTTAGAGTGAGGATCGGATCACCTGTTACAGGCTATGGTCAGGAAAGTAGAAACCGCGCGGCTCGCCAACGGATTCCCAATAGAACTTGGACTGATGAAGATGGTATTGAACATGTTGAG GTTAACTTCTATATTCGTGGGCCCCATGGAGCTGGCAAGGTTTATACTGAGATGTTCAAGGACAAGGCGGACAAACAGTGGAAGTTCACATATCTGATTGTTGAGATCAAATCACCTTCACCAGCACAGTTGATGCTGGAGTCATATGTCCCAGCTTAG